The Acidobacteriota bacterium genome contains a region encoding:
- a CDS encoding ATP-binding protein: MRLRAALLAVTALASPLAAERLPVQRHGVAEGLAEETVTALLKDSRGYLWVGSLNGLSRFDGERFRVYGVEDGLPKARIWALAEAADGAVWVATSGGLARLGASDPSTRPAFKPAGPPAGKPVECVWSDPKGRLWYGSGGEIFEGGRGDAPPRAWGLAAAAPGGVVRIIRSGADGAILAGTSKGLFRATPGGKPERVPLSKEFRQDDVRSLLVDRAGRLWVATPGRLFVGARGWERGGAERAGPLLSNGRLDLPEAPGEWRALDGFPGAGPSAFQRILERKDGRVVLTTTAGLAVANDDRLELFGRRDGLGDGILGELLEDGEGNLWIGTQSTGLLRLRPAGFTSFGEEDGLLDVQVAEVFRGDGGALYVASRGNTTLARREGQGFRSIRWPRAAAPVLGRLIWGRSVLRDRSGAWWVAGPGGVARHPAAAFGEALVRGRAEAFGPAEGVPGEVSSIFEAADGSLWAGVYDTPDALLRFDAAAHRFAAVKPAGGLPAGAPLAFLEDGKGGLWVGFGSGGAVRLKDGRADRLDPAHGAPEGYVHDFLLDGTGRLYVANGNAGLLRVDDPAAATLAARPVEFASGAVPSSILCLEADAAGFVWVGTTRGVVRLDPGTGRQAHFTTADGLANNLVTSAARDASGALWFGTPEGVSRFVPGPDVASPPPRTVIAAFRVNGNPRPVPELGTAALTGITLAPDENRVRVDFASPSFASGGRVLFQTRLEGLDAQWSAPNADPTVRYVGLAAGSYRLDVRAVAPDGAPGPEATAAFRILPPLWRRPEFLVSALALLALAAYLVHRQGVRHAVAVERVRTRLATDLHDDVGSSLARISILSEVGRRDLDPAGETARLFSEIGETSRGVIDALGDAIWSIDPRHDDLQSLADRLRHFATDLLEGRGIACRIELPAGAGAVDLPAEPRRHLFLLLKEAVTNAARHSDAKSVTVGFRLEDRKLSVEVADDGAGFDAAARNVPEAEGRGLDNMRSRATALGGTFAIAASPGAGTRIRVEGIPLP, encoded by the coding sequence ATGCGACTCCGGGCCGCGCTCCTCGCCGTCACCGCGCTCGCCTCGCCGCTTGCGGCCGAGAGGCTGCCGGTCCAGCGGCACGGCGTGGCCGAGGGCCTCGCGGAGGAGACCGTCACGGCGCTCCTCAAGGATTCGCGCGGGTACCTGTGGGTCGGCTCGCTGAACGGCCTCTCCCGCTTCGACGGCGAGCGCTTCCGCGTCTACGGAGTCGAGGACGGGCTCCCGAAGGCGCGCATCTGGGCGCTCGCGGAGGCCGCGGACGGGGCCGTCTGGGTCGCCACGTCGGGCGGCCTCGCGCGGCTCGGCGCGTCGGACCCGTCCACGCGGCCGGCGTTCAAGCCGGCCGGCCCGCCGGCGGGCAAGCCGGTCGAATGCGTCTGGTCGGATCCGAAAGGGCGCCTCTGGTACGGCTCGGGAGGAGAGATCTTTGAAGGTGGAAGAGGGGACGCGCCTCCGCGCGCATGGGGCCTCGCCGCCGCGGCGCCCGGGGGCGTCGTCCGCATCATTCGGTCGGGCGCCGACGGGGCGATCCTGGCCGGCACGTCAAAGGGCCTCTTTCGCGCCACGCCCGGCGGCAAGCCGGAGCGTGTTCCCCTTTCGAAGGAATTCAGGCAGGACGACGTGCGAAGTCTTCTCGTCGATCGAGCGGGGAGGCTGTGGGTCGCGACCCCCGGGCGCCTCTTCGTCGGCGCCCGCGGATGGGAGCGGGGCGGCGCCGAGAGGGCGGGCCCCCTCCTGTCCAACGGACGGCTCGACCTTCCCGAGGCGCCCGGGGAGTGGCGGGCTCTGGACGGGTTTCCCGGGGCGGGGCCCTCGGCCTTCCAACGCATCCTCGAGCGCAAGGACGGGCGCGTCGTCCTCACGACGACGGCGGGCCTCGCGGTGGCAAACGACGACCGCCTCGAGCTCTTCGGGCGGCGAGACGGGCTCGGCGACGGAATCCTCGGCGAGCTCCTCGAGGACGGCGAGGGCAACCTCTGGATCGGCACGCAGAGCACGGGCCTCCTGCGCCTTCGCCCCGCGGGGTTCACGTCGTTCGGCGAGGAGGACGGGCTCCTCGACGTCCAGGTCGCCGAGGTGTTCCGGGGCGACGGCGGAGCGCTCTATGTCGCGTCGCGCGGCAACACGACGCTCGCGCGCCGCGAGGGCCAGGGTTTCCGTTCGATCCGCTGGCCGCGCGCGGCCGCACCCGTCCTCGGCCGCCTCATCTGGGGCCGATCCGTCCTGCGCGACCGCTCGGGCGCGTGGTGGGTCGCCGGGCCGGGCGGCGTCGCGCGCCACCCGGCCGCGGCTTTCGGCGAGGCCCTCGTGCGCGGGAGGGCGGAGGCGTTCGGCCCCGCCGAAGGAGTCCCGGGCGAGGTCTCCTCGATCTTCGAGGCCGCCGACGGATCTCTCTGGGCCGGCGTCTACGACACTCCGGACGCCCTGCTGAGATTCGACGCCGCGGCGCATCGCTTCGCCGCCGTGAAACCCGCGGGCGGACTGCCGGCGGGCGCGCCGCTCGCGTTTCTCGAGGACGGAAAAGGCGGGCTCTGGGTGGGATTCGGGAGCGGAGGAGCCGTGCGTCTGAAGGACGGCCGCGCCGACCGGCTCGACCCCGCGCACGGGGCGCCCGAAGGATACGTCCACGATTTTCTCCTCGACGGCACGGGCCGCCTCTACGTCGCGAACGGAAACGCCGGACTTCTGCGCGTGGACGATCCCGCGGCCGCGACGCTCGCGGCCCGTCCCGTCGAGTTCGCGAGCGGGGCGGTCCCGAGCAGCATCCTCTGCCTCGAGGCGGATGCCGCCGGCTTCGTGTGGGTGGGGACGACGCGCGGCGTCGTCCGCCTCGACCCCGGAACCGGGCGGCAGGCCCACTTCACGACCGCGGACGGCCTCGCGAACAACCTCGTGACGTCGGCGGCGCGCGACGCCTCCGGCGCCCTCTGGTTTGGCACGCCCGAGGGCGTCTCGCGCTTCGTGCCCGGCCCCGACGTCGCATCGCCCCCTCCGCGCACCGTGATTGCGGCGTTCCGGGTCAACGGAAACCCACGGCCCGTGCCCGAGCTCGGCACGGCCGCCCTGACCGGGATCACGCTCGCCCCGGACGAAAACCGGGTCCGCGTGGACTTCGCGTCCCCGAGCTTCGCGTCGGGCGGCCGCGTCCTCTTTCAGACGCGGCTCGAGGGTCTGGACGCGCAGTGGAGCGCGCCGAACGCCGACCCGACCGTCCGCTACGTCGGCCTCGCGGCGGGTTCGTACCGGCTGGACGTGCGCGCGGTGGCGCCCGACGGGGCGCCGGGCCCCGAGGCCACGGCGGCGTTCCGCATCCTTCCACCGCTGTGGAGGCGGCCGGAGTTCCTCGTGTCGGCGCTCGCCCTTCTGGCGCTCGCGGCGTATCTCGTCCACCGGCAGGGCGTGCGGCACGCTGTCGCCGTCGAGCGCGTGCGAACGCGCCTCGCGACGGACCTCCATGACGACGTCGGCTCGAGCCTCGCGCGCATCTCGATCCTCTCGGAGGTGGGCCGCCGGGACCTCGACCCCGCGGGCGAGACGGCCCGCCTTTTCTCGGAGATCGGCGAGACGTCGCGCGGCGTCATCGACGCGCTCGGCGACGCGATCTGGTCGATCGACCCGCGGCACGACGACCTCCAGAGCCTCGCGGACCGGCTTCGCCACTTCGCGACGGACCTTCTCGAGGGGCGCGGCATCGCGTGCCGCATCGAGCTTCCGGCCGGCGCCGGCGCCGTCGACCTGCCCGCGGAGCCGAGGCGCCACCTCTTCCTCCTCCTCAAGGAGGCCGTTACGAACGCCGCGCGGCACTCGGACGCGAAGTCGGTCACCGTCGGCTTCCGCCTCGAGGACCGGAAGCTCTCCGTGGAGGTCGCCGACGACGGCGCGGGCTTCGACGCCGCGGCGCGGAACGTGCCCGAGGCCGAAGGCCGCGGCCTGGACAACATGCGCTCGCGCGCCACCGCTCTCGGAGGGACGTTCGCCATCGCGGCGTCGCCCGGCGCCGGGACGCGGATCCGCGTCGAGGGGATCCCGCTGCCATGA
- a CDS encoding response regulator transcription factor gives MIRVAVVEDDPGLRESLRLLIGGTRGFAWAGGYRSAEEALQRLGAAAGGLPDVLLMDIHLPGMPGSEAVRQVREAHPSVAVLMLSVYEGEDPIFTSLCNGAAGYLLKKTAPAKLLEAIRDVKEGGSPISPEIARKVIQAFRESVPAGRAEHDLTPQEVRLLKLLSDGASYQAAGDKLGISINTVRNYVRSIYEKLHVTSKSAAVSKGIKDRII, from the coding sequence ATGATCCGCGTCGCCGTCGTCGAGGACGATCCCGGGCTGCGCGAGAGCCTGCGCCTTCTGATCGGCGGGACGCGCGGATTCGCGTGGGCCGGCGGCTACCGCTCGGCGGAGGAGGCGCTCCAGCGACTCGGCGCGGCCGCGGGCGGACTGCCCGACGTCCTTCTCATGGACATCCACCTGCCGGGCATGCCGGGCTCGGAGGCCGTGCGGCAGGTGCGCGAAGCGCACCCGTCCGTCGCGGTGCTCATGTTGAGCGTGTACGAAGGGGAAGATCCGATCTTCACCTCCCTGTGCAACGGCGCTGCCGGTTACCTCCTGAAGAAGACAGCGCCCGCGAAGCTCCTCGAGGCGATTCGCGACGTGAAGGAGGGCGGCTCGCCGATCTCGCCCGAGATCGCGCGAAAGGTGATCCAGGCGTTCCGCGAGTCCGTGCCGGCGGGGCGGGCGGAGCACGACCTCACGCCGCAGGAGGTGCGCCTCCTGAAGCTGCTCTCGGACGGCGCGAGCTACCAGGCGGCAGGGGACAAGCTCGGCATCAGCATCAACACCGTCAGGAACTACGTGCGCTCCATCTACGAGAAGCTCCACGTCACGTCCAAGTCGGCTGCCGTCAGCAAGGGCATCAAGGACCGGATCATCTGA
- a CDS encoding NAD(P)-dependent alcohol dehydrogenase yields MKAIVFTEYGSPRVLRLAEVDRPVPADDEVLIKVHAVSLNDWDCGALEGADFVNRLLFGLWKPKKERQILGSDVAGRIEAVGRNVRQFRPGDEVFGDLSGRWGGFAEYVCAPEKALALKAPGMTFEQAAAIPQAALLAVQALRDLGGIRPGQKLLINGAGGGVGTFAIQIAALYEAEVTAVDAPEKLDMLRSMGARHVLDYTREDFTRTGERYDLILDVKTTRSVVDCARALNAGGTYVTVGGSMARLIQALLLWPWFALTTSKKVRLLALKPNKDLVYVRDLFEAGKVVPVVDGRYGLADVPEAFRYFGSGRHKGKIVITVAQSK; encoded by the coding sequence ATGAAGGCGATCGTCTTCACGGAATACGGATCGCCGAGAGTTCTCCGGCTCGCGGAGGTCGACCGGCCCGTTCCCGCGGACGACGAGGTCCTGATCAAGGTTCACGCGGTGTCGTTGAACGACTGGGACTGTGGCGCCCTCGAGGGCGCCGACTTCGTGAACCGCCTCCTGTTCGGCCTCTGGAAGCCGAAAAAGGAGAGGCAAATCCTGGGGTCCGACGTCGCTGGTCGCATCGAGGCCGTGGGCCGGAACGTCCGGCAGTTCCGGCCCGGCGACGAGGTGTTCGGGGATCTCAGCGGGAGATGGGGCGGATTCGCGGAGTACGTGTGCGCTCCCGAGAAGGCTCTGGCGCTGAAAGCGCCCGGCATGACGTTCGAACAGGCGGCCGCGATCCCCCAGGCGGCGCTGCTCGCCGTGCAGGCCCTGCGCGACCTCGGGGGAATCCGGCCCGGACAGAAGCTCCTCATCAACGGCGCCGGCGGAGGGGTGGGAACGTTCGCGATCCAGATCGCGGCCCTCTACGAGGCCGAGGTGACCGCGGTGGACGCCCCGGAGAAGCTGGACATGCTGCGTTCGATGGGTGCGCGGCACGTTCTCGATTACACGCGCGAGGACTTCACGAGGACTGGCGAGCGCTACGACCTGATCCTCGACGTGAAAACGACCCGATCCGTCGTCGATTGCGCGAGGGCCCTGAATGCCGGCGGAACCTACGTCACGGTCGGCGGTTCGATGGCCCGGCTCATTCAGGCGCTGCTCCTCTGGCCGTGGTTCGCGCTGACCACGAGCAAGAAGGTCCGTCTTCTGGCCCTGAAGCCGAACAAGGATCTCGTGTACGTCCGGGACCTGTTCGAAGCGGGGAAGGTCGTCCCGGTGGTCGACGGGCGCTACGGGCTCGCCGACGTGCCCGAGGCCTTCCGCTATTTCGGATCGGGACGCCACAAGGGGAAGATCGTGATCACCGTGGCGCAGTCGAAGTGA
- a CDS encoding VOC family protein — protein MKRVTGIGGIFFKAKDAPALQAWYKRHLGIDVQEWGGTAFTWTDGEGKPVAGTTIWSIGAAQGDPFAPSAATFMVNYRVEDLHALVKILREEGCNVLEKIDDSEYGKFAWVIDPEGNKVELWQPPAGQ, from the coding sequence ATGAAACGAGTCACGGGCATTGGCGGCATCTTCTTCAAGGCCAAAGACGCCCCGGCACTGCAGGCCTGGTACAAGCGGCACCTCGGAATCGATGTCCAGGAATGGGGTGGCACGGCTTTCACCTGGACCGACGGTGAAGGCAAGCCGGTTGCCGGAACAACCATCTGGTCCATTGGTGCGGCGCAGGGTGACCCGTTTGCGCCCAGCGCCGCCACGTTCATGGTCAATTACCGGGTGGAGGATCTCCACGCCCTGGTCAAAATCCTGCGCGAAGAGGGCTGCAACGTTCTCGAGAAGATCGACGATTCCGAGTACGGGAAGTTCGCCTGGGTCATCGATCCAGAAGGAAACAAGGTAGAGCTCTGGCAACCGCCCGCCGGCCAGTGA
- a CDS encoding efflux RND transporter periplasmic adaptor subunit — protein MNEGPETPAGAVPARRSRLRIVLIVAAVVIVAAATARALVKSSGKGGPRAEVVPVSAAVVAQKSIPLTTRAIGNVEAYATVAIRALVSGELVKIHFKQGQEVRKGDLLFTIDPRPLQAAYDQAVGTLAKDKSTLANARALAARYQKLADEGIASKEDFDQYRTSADTLAGLVAADEAAVENAKIQLSFATIRSPINGMAGNLLVYEGNLVKANDTTPLVTITQATPIYVTFAVPEGELAKVNRARAAGAVRVEAALPSDEAHPVAGVLTFVDNAVDSTTGTIRLKATYENPERRLWPGQFVKVVLTTGVEADALVVPAQAIQTGQDGPYVYVVKDDMTVEPRPVKTGPSSEGVVSVAKGLAAGERVVTDGQLRLFPGAKVEIKSKG, from the coding sequence ATGAACGAGGGACCGGAAACGCCGGCCGGGGCCGTCCCGGCGAGGCGGAGCCGCCTCAGGATCGTGCTCATCGTCGCGGCGGTCGTCATCGTGGCCGCGGCCACGGCGCGCGCGCTCGTGAAGTCGAGCGGCAAGGGCGGCCCGCGCGCCGAGGTCGTGCCCGTCTCGGCAGCCGTCGTCGCCCAGAAGTCGATCCCGCTCACGACGCGGGCGATCGGAAACGTCGAGGCGTACGCCACCGTTGCGATCCGCGCGCTCGTCTCGGGCGAGCTCGTGAAGATCCACTTCAAGCAGGGCCAGGAAGTGAGGAAGGGCGACCTCCTCTTCACGATCGACCCGCGCCCGCTTCAGGCGGCGTACGACCAGGCCGTCGGCACGCTGGCGAAGGACAAGTCGACTCTCGCGAACGCGCGGGCCCTCGCAGCGCGTTACCAGAAGCTCGCGGACGAGGGCATCGCCTCGAAAGAGGACTTCGACCAGTACCGCACGAGCGCGGATACGCTGGCCGGGCTCGTCGCCGCCGACGAGGCCGCCGTCGAGAACGCGAAGATCCAGCTCTCGTTCGCGACGATCCGCTCGCCGATCAACGGGATGGCGGGCAACCTCCTCGTCTACGAAGGCAACCTCGTGAAGGCGAACGACACGACGCCCCTCGTCACGATCACGCAGGCGACGCCGATCTACGTCACGTTCGCCGTGCCCGAGGGCGAGCTCGCCAAGGTGAACCGGGCCCGCGCCGCGGGCGCCGTCCGCGTCGAGGCGGCGCTTCCGAGCGACGAGGCGCATCCGGTCGCAGGCGTCCTAACTTTCGTGGACAACGCCGTCGACTCCACGACGGGCACGATCCGCCTCAAGGCCACGTACGAGAACCCCGAGCGCCGCCTCTGGCCGGGGCAGTTCGTGAAGGTCGTCCTCACGACCGGCGTCGAGGCGGACGCGCTCGTCGTCCCGGCCCAGGCGATCCAGACCGGGCAGGACGGCCCGTACGTGTACGTCGTGAAGGACGACATGACCGTCGAGCCGCGGCCGGTGAAGACCGGCCCCTCCTCGGAGGGAGTCGTCTCCGTCGCGAAGGGTCTCGCCGCCGGTGAACGCGTCGTGACGGACGGGCAGCTGCGCCTCTTCCCGGGGGCCAAGGTCGAGATCAAGTCCAAGGGATGA